GCGAGCGCCGCGGGTTGTCAGGATCTGACAGCCCTCGAGACGGAATCCGTGGAACGGAAGCCGAGTTGCAGCGTCGACTGCGGCGAAAGTGCCGGAAACGAGACGTCTACCGACGGTGACGACCGATGAGCCGGAGTCGGGATCCACTCGAGCGATCGGCTTCGACGAGACGCGGTCTCCTCGCGGCGATCGGGTGTCTTCCGCTGGCTGGCTGTACCGAACTCTGGTCCCGGTCGTCGCCCTCGATCAACGGTGACCGGCTCGCGGCGATCGTCGACGACACCGACGTGCCGACCGTCGACCACGAGTACCCGCTTCCGGTATCGGACGACCACGTCGAAGCGAGCGTCCAGCAGGTCGGCGAATTGATTGAGTCGATCCCACAGCCTATCGACACTGAAACGATTCCGAACGAAGCGGTTCGCGAGCGGATCGAACGGCGGCGAGAACGTGCCTCCGAGGACCTCGAGGCCGCTCCCGACGAACCGACGAGCCGCGACCTCCTCGAGCGGCTTCGAAACGCACACGGGAGCGGCGCGGAGGCTGCGGGTATCTGGGAGGCGGTCGACGACGAGCAAACGCGAGACGATGTCTCCGAGTCGGTTGCCGATCTGCGGACAGCACGACTGGAGTTCGATCAGGAGTGGGAGTATCACGTCGGCGACGATCCGCTCGAGGCGGTCTTTACTTACGCCGACACCAGTCGGCTGACCGACGAGGCATTCGAGGAGATAACGGCAGTCACCGACATCGACGAACCGGTCGAGTCACTGGCCGTCGGCGAGATGGCCGCTCATCGTGAAAAGGGACGTGTAGCCCTCGAGGATGCAGTACACGTGTATTCGCGGTACGTCGACTCGCTCGAGGAAACCGACACCACGGTCATCGCCGAAGCTGCCGAGACGCTCGAAGCGGAACTGTCCGGCGAGTGGTGGATGCTGCAACCGGAGTACGACGCGCACGAACTCGTCGACCGAGATATCGACCCGGATTCGACGTCGGCATCCGTCCTGGCGAACGTGCGCTGGGATTTGCGCGGTGAGAGACGGGGAGCACCCTCGATCGACTTCGAACCGGCGCGGTACGTCCAGTACGCCCACGGCGCACTCCTCGCCCTCGACGGCTTCGAACGAGTTCGAGCCCGGATCGATGGGGGCGATTCGATCGAGATCGACGACGCCGACGACGTGGACGCCTACCGTATCGAGGCAATCGACGGGATCAAATCGCTGCTCGAGGAGGACTCGCGGCCACTCGAGCGACAGACCGCGTTCGATCTGACAGCACGGTTCGATCAACCCGATCGGTCACTTCGATCGGCTGCAGGCGAATCGATCGATTCCGAGTCGGTGACCTATCCGGTAGCCCAGTACTGCTGGTTTGCCGGGATGGCCGAAGCGACACCCGAGGTAGTCGATACCGTTTACGAAGCGCTTGAGGCGTAACGCCCGTCGACACCCAGTGCTACGACCGTGCCCGATCACGCCGTCGCTAACCCTCGCATTCGTTTTCCGCGCGTTCGTCGACCGAAACCGACCGCCAGTATATTGACTGTCGCCCCAAATGCGATAGACGATGACAACCGACACAGTCAGCCGATTCGAACGCGAACTCGAGGACCTCGAGGTCGGTCTCGAGCGCGCGTCGGCGGCCGACGCGAGCGAGCGGATCGCATCGGTGGTAGAACCACCCGCGGTCGGAACGCCACTTCTGTTCGACGGCGTCTCGCAGCCGGATTCGGTGACGACGGAACCGACCAACGGCGACGTCGCGACGGCGCGGACGGGCGTCACCCCCGCGACGTTCGCGATCGCCGAGTACGGGAGTCTCGCGATCGAGTCGCGGCCCGCGGGCGACGAACCGATCAGCGTCTACCCCGACCGACACGTCGCCGTCGTCGCTGCGAGCGACGTCCTCCCGGATCTCGAGGCCGGATTCGATCGGCTCGAAACGCAGTTCGCCGATCGCAACAGCGTCGTCTTCGCGACCGGTCGGAGCGCGACGGCTGACATGGGCGACCTCGTCCACGGCGTCCACGGCCCCGGAGAAGTCAACGTGATCGTCCTGGAGGATCGGTGAGCACGATGGCGGAGCGCACCCATCCACCCGAGACGCGGTCCGAGACTGCCGCGCGGCTTCGTCACCTCCTCGAGACCGAAGGCGAGGCAGTTCACGCACACGTAAGCGTGTCGAACCTCCGTCGCGAACAGGCCTACGAGGCGACTGACGACATCGAGGCCCTCCGAACTGAGGCGCGGGCCATCAAGGAAGACGCCATCGATCGCCTGCCCGAGTTGCTCGAGACGGTCCGCGAGGCGGTCGAAGAAAACGGCGGGACCGTCTACGTGGCCGACGATGCCGCGGACGCGAATCGGTACATTTCCGAGGTGGTCGACGGAAAGGCACCGCCGGACGCAGACCCCTCGGTCGTCAAATCCAAATCGATGACCACCGAGGAGATCGATCTCAACGACGCCTTGGAGCGCGAGGACATCGACGTCTACGAAACCGATCTCGGCGAGTGGGTGCTACAGGTGGCCGACGACACGCCCTCTCACATCGTCGGACCGGCGATGCATCTCACTCGAGAGGAGATCGCCGACCTGTTCAACGAGCGGTTCGATCCCGACGAGCCGTTCGAGACGGCCGAGGAGCTCACCCGGTTCGCTCGCGATCACCTCGGCGAGCGCATCCGCGAGGCGGACGTGGGGATCACGGGCGCGAACTTTATTGCCGCGGAGAGCGGGACGATGACCCTCATCACGAACGAGGGCAACGCCCGGAAGTGCGCCGTCACGCCGGACACGCACGTCGCGGTCGCGGGCGTCGAGAAGCTGATCCCGTCGGCTCGCGACCTCGAGCCGTTCGTCGACATCATCGCCAAGAGCGCGACCGGCCAGCCCATCTCTCAGTACGTGACGATGCTGACGCCGCCGACCGACTCGCCCACGCTCGATTTCGACGAGCCTGACGAGCCGCTCGCGAACGCCGGCCCTGATCATGAGTCTGTCGACTCGAGCGCCACGGGCGATGGTCCCGAAAGCGACCGCGAGTTCCACCTCGTCCTGCTCGACAACGGGCGGCTGGACATGCGCGAGGACGACCAGCTTCGGGAAACGCTGTACTGCATCCGCTGTGGCGCTTGTTCGAACTCGTGTGCGAACTTCCAGGCCGTCGGCGGCCACGGCTTCGGCGGCGAGACCTACTCCGGCGGGATCGCGACCGGCTGGGAGGCCGGCGTCCACGGCCAGGACTCTGCAGCCGAGTTCAACGACCTCTGTACGGGCTGTACGCGCTGCGTCGACGCCTGCCCGGTGAAGATCGACATTCCGTGGATCAACACCGTCGTCCGAGACCGGGTTAACCGCGACGCAGAGCCCGAGGCCTACGACTTCCTCGTTGATGGGTTGACTCCGGACGCCGAAGCGGGCGGGCTCGACCTCGGAAAGCGATTCTTCGGCAACGTCGGGACGGCCGCGAAACTCGGCTCCGCGACGGCTCCCGTCTCGAACTGGCTCGCCGAAACGGGTCCGGTCCGCACGCTGCTCGAGCGAACCCTCGGAATCGACCGCCGTCGCGAGCTGCCGACCTTCCAGCGGGAGTCCCTCGTCGACTGGTTCGAGACGCGAGGGGGCGCGGACGCCTCGAGGAAGCGAGCGGAACGAGCCGCAGTTCGCGGCGACGGGAGCGATATCGACCGCGAGGTCGTCCTCTACCCCGACGTCTACACGAACTACGTCGACACCGACCGCGGAAAGGCCGCCGTCAGGACACTCGAGACTCTCGGCATCCCGGTCAGCGTCCCAGACCTTCCCGAGAGCGGGCGCGCGCCGCTGTCACAGGGGATGGTCGCGACGGCGGACCGACAGGCCAGTCGACTCTACGGCGCCGTCGCCGAGGACCTCGACGCCGGCCGCGACCTCGTCGTCGTCGAACCCTCCGATCTGGCGGCGTTCCAGCGAGAGTACGAGCGACTCCTGCCCGAGCGGTCGTTCGAGCGGATTCGGGACAACAGCTACGAGATCTGCGAGTACGTCTACGGATTGGTCGAGAACGGCGCCGACGCGGAGCTTCTGTCAACCGGGAGCGACGCGGGAGACGATCACGCGGACGGCGACCGCGGCGAACCGATCGCCTACCACTCCCATTGTCAACAGCGCACCCTCGGCCTCGAGGCCCCGACGACGGCCCTGCTCGAGCGCTGTGGCTACGCCCCCCAGACCTCGAGCGTCGAGTGCTGCGGGATGGCCGGCTCCTTCGGCTACAAGCGGGAGTACTACGAGGTGAGTATGGACGTCGGCGACCGGCTGGCTCGGGAGTTCGAGGGGGCGGAGACGGTCGTCGCTTCGGGGACGTCCTGTGGCGACCAACTCGAGACCTTGCTCGAACGTACCGTTCCGCATCCGATCGAGATTCTGGCACCCGACCGCTGAGACGCCGGCCGCTGAAAACGGTGTCTCGCGTCGGTGTCCGCGCTCACCCCGCGTTGCGAGTGCAGGGTCGCTACGATCGAGCCGTCTCGAGTTCCCTGGCCCGACGTCGGAGCTGCGTAAGCACCGACGGTCGACCACGACACTCGAGTCGTACCTCGGCTCCCTCGTAGTCGACTGTCTCCACGGACGTCCGATCGTAGGCCCGCGAGACGAGCGCCATCGCCTCGTCGCAGTTGGGCATTCGTATCGTCGCGGATTCCTCGGGGAGCCGATCCCGAATCGCCGTCCGAAGCGCTTCGAGGTTCGTCCCTTCGAGCACGCTCACCGGAATCGGCTCCGGTGTCGATGGGGACAGCGATTCCGAGGCAATCTCGAGCCGGCACTCTCGCTCGTTCGCCGAGAGCTGATCGACCTTGTTCAACACGGGGACGATCCGCTCGTCCGCAATGTTCTGCGCGGAGAGCACCTCGTCGGACACCTCGAGCCGTCGGCGAAACCGCTCGAGCGGATCGCTCGCGTCGGCGACGAGAACGACAACGTCCGCCGTCGCGGCCTCCGAAAGCGTCGAACTGAACGACTCGACGAGGTCGTGGGGCAGGTCGTCGACGAAGCCGACCGTATCCGTCGCGAGCACGGGTCGACCGCTGATTGTCGCCCGCCGAGTCGTCGTCTCGAGCGTCTTGAACAACCGATTTTCGATCGCTGCGGTGGCGTTCTTGTCCGAGCTATCCGGGTTCGAATCGTCGTCGGTCCGCGATTGCTCGAGCGAGAGGTCGTCGGCGAGCCGATGCAGCAGGGTCGATTTGCCGGCGTTCGTGTAGCCCGCGATCGTGACGAGATCGAACCCTTCATCGCGGCGGCGTTCGCGGAACTGTTCGGCCGGGTTCGGGAGGTCGGCGAGTTTGCCTTCGAGACGGTCGATCCGGTCGCGAACGTCGTAGACGGGCGACCCCTTCTCGGTTTGTTTGTTCAGTGCGCCTTCGTCCGCGGACTCGATGATCCGTGGCAGGTCGTATCTGAGCTGTGCCAGTTCGACCTGCAGTTGTGCGCGTCGCGTGCCGGCCTGCTCCTCAAAAATATCGAGTACGAGCCGATATCTGTCGATGACGACCGTTTCGTCGGGCAACAGTGACTCGAGGGTGTGGTGCTGACTCGGCGTCAGTTCGCCGTCGACGACCACACACTGGGCGTCGTGGCTGGCGACGGTTTCGGCGAGTTCGTCGACTTTGCCACGCCCGAGGTACGTTCCGGAATCCGCCGGGCCGGTCTGGGTTAGTTCGGCGACGACCTCGTCGCCGGCGGCACGGGTGAGGGCCCGTATCTCGCGGGTCTCTACGGGGGTGGTTGTCGATCGGTTCGCGACGACTGTACGACGTCCTGTGCTGCGATTTCGTGACATAGTGGTGGTGTTGTGTTCATCACTGTTTGCGATCGGTGCCGAGCCCCGCCGCTACGGGGTCAGGGGTCATCAGAACGAATACGAACCGGCTGCTCACGCGCGTCGCAACTCGTCGATTCCGTCGGCGACACGTCGGTCAAGCGGACCCGGCTCAGTGGGAAGAACAGGTCTCCATCGGCCTACATCGAACATACTCCGTCAGCTACAAATTAGTTGTGGCTGGCATCACGGTGAGCGTGAGGACAGCTACCCGACGACGTGATCCCTGGTGTAGCAACTCTCGTTCGAATCGGTGACGGCCCCGCAAAAACTGCAGCCGAGAGCGTTACTCGCCGAACAGTTCGTCGACCGCCTCACGCGCGGTGAGCGCGGCGTCGTCCGCCACCTGTTCGGCGTCGGGTCCGTCCTCGGTCTCGGGTGCGTTCAGATAGACGTCGACCTCGAGGACGCCCTCCTCGAAGGTGACGGTGACGTCGAGGTCGCGCACCGCGGACTGCTTGTACTGCGAGAAGACGTAGCCTTCCGCAGCGTCGGAGGCCGTCTGGACGACCTCGTCGTCAGTCGGCTCGCCGGTCGACATTTATGCGCCGCCTGCGCCCGGACCGCCTGGGCCTGCTGGGCCGCCCATGCCGCCGCCCGCGCCGCCGAGGAGCTCCTCGAGTTCGTCCTGAAGGCTCTCGAACTGCTCCTGGACTCGGTCTTCCTGCTTCTCGAGGGTCTCGAGGCGGATCTCGAGGGAGTCGACCTTGTCCTGCAGGTCTTCCTCGGCCGCGTCGTACTCGGTCTCGACGAGGAGTTCGCCGACCTTTCGGTACATGCCGGTTTCCTCGTCGATGTTCTCGAGTTCGTCGAGGGCGTTCTCGGCCTCGGAAAGGCTCGATTCGGCCTCCTGTTTCTGCATGGCGACGGTCTGGGCCGTCTCCTGAAGGTCCTGCAGTTGTTCGATTTTCTCCTGTGCTTCCGGTGGGAGATTGCCTTGCATATCTCGACCGTCGCCCTCCGCACTGATAAAGCCAAGCTTTGTCGTCGGCGAGCGGGTCCGACGGCGAGAATCAATAGACGAAAGCCGGCTACTGCTACGACTCGAGTACCGAATCGCCGAGTTCGGCCGTTCGTTCGGCGACGTCGACCAGCGTGAACCAGGTGTTGAGCGCGGCTCGGAGGGCGATCACGTCCGCGGCCACGACGTCGACTCGAACGGTCGCGCCGTCGCGCTCGATCGTCGTACGCGAGCGGTCGTCGTCGATCTCGCCGATCTCGCGGGCGACGCTCTCGGCAACGAGCGCGGCGCGAGACGCGGTCTCGTAGTCGAACTCGAGAGTCGCATCGTGAGAAGACACGCGCGGTCGTTAGTTGACGCCGACTTCCTTGACGTCGCGGCTGCGCTCTTTCAGGAGCACGCGGTGGCCGCAGTACGGACAGCGGACGCCACCGTACTCGTCGATCTGGACGTCGCGTTTACAGCGGGAGCACTTGTAACTCATACAGGGTAATGGGATTATTCGCCGTCTTCGGCGAGTGCAGCGCGGATCGAGCGCTTGACGGTTCGGCCGGCAGGGGTCTCGGGACGGTAGGCACCGCCGGTGAAAACCTCACCGGTCTCTTCGTTCTTCCAGATACCGGTTCCGACGCGCTTGACGTCGTCGCCGTCGACCTGGGCGCTGTTCATGTCGTCTTCGATCTCGCTGACGCGACGTCGGGCGACGCGACCGTAGCGCGCGCCGAAGCGGCCTGCACTCCCGACATCTCCTTTATCAGACATGGTGGTAGCTATCGTCAGCGGATTCTTAAACCTGTTGAGTTACGCCGATCCGTTCTCCGCCTGTTCGGCGACCGGACCGGTGAGCAACTCCCGAAAGACCAGCGCGAGCGCCGCGAGGTAGCCGACGGGCGCTAATGGTGCGGCGAGGAGCCCCGTTCCGGCACCCGTCACCGCGATGACCGTACGGAGGGCGAGTCCACTCATGGCGAGCAGCGGAATCGCAGCCAGGACGGCGTCGGGTCGTTCGAGCATGGCTAATTATATCTCATTACTCCCGGTCGGAAAAGGGCCTGACAACCAGCAGCCAGTGTCACTTCCACGAGGTCGTGACAGTTCTTGTACGACAGTAGTCGACGGACGGCTACTGGAACTCCGCGTTGGACAGCACGTCGTTCAGATCCTCACGGATCCGTTCGCCCATCTCTCGGTCTCGAGCCGTCGTCACGACTCGGTTTTCCTGTACGCTCGAGCCGTCTCGGAGGAGCATGCGAACGTTACCGCCGTCGTCGGCGCGGGTGACTTTCGCCCGCAATCCCGACTGGGAGCCCTTCCCGCCAGCGTCGATGGGTCCCGGGATGACCTTCTTGACGTGGGGGTGATCCGCGACGGTGTGGATCGCCCGCATGCCCGTACGGCCGCCGATGAGCGTGGTGTGACTGCCCCCGATCTTGTCGGCTGGCGGCGTCTCGACGACGTCGAGTGCGGGTTTGCCGCGACGTTCGAGGACCGCCTCGACGGGGTCGTCGTCCGCGACGCGGTAGAACGGGTGGTGGATATCCTCGCGGACGGCCTGAATCACCGCCCGTTCGCCGCCGGCGTAGACCTCCTCGGGGCGCTTGCGGCGGATTTCGTCGCCGATCAGCCCCGCGAAATTTCGTAGCTCGACGACCTCGTTTTCGCCCTCCTCGGGCGTCGTCGTAATCGTCGTCTCACCCAGTACCGGATCGGAAGGTTCGCTCGCCGACTCCGTGTCCTCGTCGCCGTCGTCTGCAAGCATCGTCAGTGTCGTCCGTTCTCGCCCCGCCTCGAGAACGATCGCCGCGGTATTTTGCTCCCGGCAGACTAGACAGAAATCGCCGGGTTTCTCGAGCGGCGAGGCGCAGTGGCGACACTCCATAGCCGTGGTTCGAGGGACGCGTGTAAAATGACGGTGTTTTCGATCGCGTCGCTCGGGAACACCGGGCGCTACAGCAACTTCTCGAGGATCGTCCGAACCTCCGGCGTCTCCACGATGTCGTAGGGAACCCGCATCGGGGAGATCGAGACCTCTCCCTCGAGTACAGCGTGGCGGTCCGTATCATCGGGATCGGGGATGTCCCGATTGGCCATCTGCTGCCAGAGGCGGTTGGTCAACTGGAAGCCGCCGTCCTCGACGGTGGCGTCCATCTCGTAGACCTCGGTCGGTCGAGTGAGCGCGAAGCCGTCGGACGCCACGTCGGGCCGTGGGACGTTGACGTTCAGGTAGTCCACGCGGTCGAACAGCCCCGTGCCGGGCGCGCCGCTCGCGAGTTTCGCCGCGATCTCGCCCGCGCGTTCGAAGTCCGCGGGCTCGAGGTCGCGCTCGATGCCCAGCGTGTCCATCGAGATCGCGATCGAGGGCGTCCCGAGAAAGGCAGCCTCCATCGCGGCGCTGACGGTCCCCGAGCGCGAGAAGACGTAGGCCCCGAGGTTCGCCCCCTTGTTGCAGCCCGAAACGACGATATCGGGTTCGGGGTCGAGCGCGTTGACGCCGACGATGGCGCAGTCACAGGGCGTCCCGCGGACGGCGTAGCCGAGTTCGTGGTCGGCGTGGGGAACCGGCGAGGTGAACAGCCCATCGGCCATGCTCGTCGTCAGCTCCGGATCGTCGGCGTCCGTCGCCGTCCGTCCGTACGACAGCGACCGACCGACGGCGCTCTGGTTGCGGTCGGGTGCGATGACGGTGACCGAGCCGACCTCGGAGAGCGCGTCGTACAGGGCTCTGATACCCGGCGCGTCAATCCCGTCGTCGTTCGTCAGGAGAATTTCCGGTCCGTCGTCCTGGTCCATACCCTAACTTCGGATTCGGGCTGGATACGAGTACCTATTCGGCGCGCTCCGCCGCGTCGGCGTCGGCTCGCGGTCCCCAGCGTCGTATCAGCTCGCGGTTCCCATCGCGTCCGCCAACTTCGTCCCGCAGGAGCGACAGTATCGCGAGCCTTCGGCGACGACCGCGTCACACTCCGGACAGGGCATCGTGTCTCCAGCACCCGCTGCCCGATCCATTCGAGCCTCGAGATCCTCGCCGCAGGAACGACAGTACGCCGCGTCGACCGAGACGTCCGCCCCGCAGGACGGACAACCCGTCGTCTCCTCCCAGAGAACCTGTCGCCTCGAGTTCGAGACGTAGTTGTACGCTCCCCAGAGGACGTTGCCGATCCCCATCGTCCACCAGACGGTCAGTATCGCGACGAGGATGTGCGAGCCGACCGAACCGAACTCCCGATCGACCATCACGACGCGGTCGCGGTCCTCGTCCTCGATCTTCCAGCCCTGGGCGACGAGGTCGTCGATCTGGCGTTGCAGCCGAGTGCTTCTCATGGGAGATGCGAGGACTCGAGCGAACAAAAGCCTATCAGCGCGGACGACGCAGCACGAAAACGGTGTGGCGGTCCACGTCCGGACACCCGAGAGGATCGATAGGGCCGTTTATTTGGTTGCGGCGGATCCTCAGCATTCGTGATAGAACCGACACAATCCGTACTGGCCGGGCTACTGGTCGCACAGACGTATCCGGGAATCGGCATCGAAATCGACGCGACCGACGGCCTCCTCGGCGGCGCCGTCAGCGCTTTCCTGACGACGCTGATCGTCGGTGCGATCATGATCGCAGTCGCGCCCGCGTTCACCGAGCGCATGATGGCCGACGCGCTTGAGAACCCCGTCGGCTCGTTCGTCTACGGCATCCTCTCTATCGTGGGAATCGTTATGCTGGCGTTCCTTCTGTTCATCACGCTCGTCGGAATCCTCGTTGCCATCCCGCTATTGCTCGTCGCGTACCTGCTGTGGGCGATCGGAACGGTCGTTGGCTACCTCGCCATCGCCGACCGGCTGGTCGGACACGAGGACGGCTGGCTGAAGCCGGTACTCGTTGCGGCTGGGTTCAACGGCGCGCTCGCGCTCACCGGGATCGGCGGTCTCGTCTCGCTCTGTGTCGGCGCCGTCGGCTTCGGTGCGGTGCTCCGCGACGTTCTCGACTGAGTCGCTATCTTTGCAATTCAGCGCTCGACTCAGGCTCGAGTCTACCACGGCAGATATTCCAGACATCGATCTAGCAACGACGGCGACTCGTGACGGACTCGGAGCGTGGTTCCCTCGGTCTCGTAGGTCAGTTCGGTCGCGGGAAGCCGTTCGCCGTCGGGTAACTCGACGTATTGATCGCCCGCCGGAACCGTCCCGCCGCTGCTCGCGCCGAACAACGTCCGCGGCCGGCCCGTCGGTGCCGAGACGGGACCGTCGTACTCCAGAATGTACACCGGAACCCCGTCGTCAGTCGTCTTCTCCCAGTCGATTAGCTCGGTGTCCTCGTCCGTTCCGATCATCTGTCTCTCGGCGATCCATGTATGGCCCACGGTGTCTCGTAGCGCGGTTTTACCTCCCGAGTGACTATTCGCGGTATTGGCATGAATCTACTGTTCAGTGTGATCTGAATCGATCCGACGGCCGTCGACCTCAGCCGAGATCAACGGGATCGACCTTCAGATACTCCCGAAGGACGACCGTGGCGTACGACCCCTTCGGGAGGGCAAAGGAGAGCGTGAGCGGGTCGGTCTCGACCTCGAGATCGGTCCGAACCAGCATCGCTCGCCGGGTGCCAGTTGAGTGGAACTCGCCAGGGAGGTCGAAGTCTTCGGGCGCGAGACCGAGGTCGTCGAGCACCGCCCGTTCGATCTCGCCCTGCTCGCCGTCGGCGAGTTCGGTTTCCGTACCCACCAGCGGAGCGGTGACAAACGCTCGGCCACGCTCGCAGTGGCGCGTCACGGACCGAACGCGACGCTCGTCGACCCGCTGGAGGCGGTCGGTGTCGGGCAACTCGAGCCCCTCCGGCGCGTCGGTGTCCGCGAAGCAGACCACGTCGCCCTCGACGGGTTCGTCGAACGGCAGTCCGCGCTCGAGGCGCTCGGAGAGCATCAGGTTAAAGGCGTACGACTGTGCGGCGTGGACGAACAGCCGCTGGAGGTTCGAGGGGACGCGCTCGAGGGCAGCCCGAAAGTCCTCGG
Above is a window of Natronorubrum tibetense GA33 DNA encoding:
- a CDS encoding LUD domain-containing protein, producing MTTDTVSRFERELEDLEVGLERASAADASERIASVVEPPAVGTPLLFDGVSQPDSVTTEPTNGDVATARTGVTPATFAIAEYGSLAIESRPAGDEPISVYPDRHVAVVAASDVLPDLEAGFDRLETQFADRNSVVFATGRSATADMGDLVHGVHGPGEVNVIVLEDR
- a CDS encoding LUD domain-containing protein → MAERTHPPETRSETAARLRHLLETEGEAVHAHVSVSNLRREQAYEATDDIEALRTEARAIKEDAIDRLPELLETVREAVEENGGTVYVADDAADANRYISEVVDGKAPPDADPSVVKSKSMTTEEIDLNDALEREDIDVYETDLGEWVLQVADDTPSHIVGPAMHLTREEIADLFNERFDPDEPFETAEELTRFARDHLGERIREADVGITGANFIAAESGTMTLITNEGNARKCAVTPDTHVAVAGVEKLIPSARDLEPFVDIIAKSATGQPISQYVTMLTPPTDSPTLDFDEPDEPLANAGPDHESVDSSATGDGPESDREFHLVLLDNGRLDMREDDQLRETLYCIRCGACSNSCANFQAVGGHGFGGETYSGGIATGWEAGVHGQDSAAEFNDLCTGCTRCVDACPVKIDIPWINTVVRDRVNRDAEPEAYDFLVDGLTPDAEAGGLDLGKRFFGNVGTAAKLGSATAPVSNWLAETGPVRTLLERTLGIDRRRELPTFQRESLVDWFETRGGADASRKRAERAAVRGDGSDIDREVVLYPDVYTNYVDTDRGKAAVRTLETLGIPVSVPDLPESGRAPLSQGMVATADRQASRLYGAVAEDLDAGRDLVVVEPSDLAAFQREYERLLPERSFERIRDNSYEICEYVYGLVENGADAELLSTGSDAGDDHADGDRGEPIAYHSHCQQRTLGLEAPTTALLERCGYAPQTSSVECCGMAGSFGYKREYYEVSMDVGDRLAREFEGAETVVASGTSCGDQLETLLERTVPHPIEILAPDR
- the hflX gene encoding GTPase HflX → MSRNRSTGRRTVVANRSTTTPVETREIRALTRAAGDEVVAELTQTGPADSGTYLGRGKVDELAETVASHDAQCVVVDGELTPSQHHTLESLLPDETVVIDRYRLVLDIFEEQAGTRRAQLQVELAQLRYDLPRIIESADEGALNKQTEKGSPVYDVRDRIDRLEGKLADLPNPAEQFRERRRDEGFDLVTIAGYTNAGKSTLLHRLADDLSLEQSRTDDDSNPDSSDKNATAAIENRLFKTLETTTRRATISGRPVLATDTVGFVDDLPHDLVESFSSTLSEAATADVVVLVADASDPLERFRRRLEVSDEVLSAQNIADERIVPVLNKVDQLSANERECRLEIASESLSPSTPEPIPVSVLEGTNLEALRTAIRDRLPEESATIRMPNCDEAMALVSRAYDRTSVETVDYEGAEVRLECRGRPSVLTQLRRRARELETARS
- a CDS encoding DUF3194 domain-containing protein → MSTGEPTDDEVVQTASDAAEGYVFSQYKQSAVRDLDVTVTFEEGVLEVDVYLNAPETEDGPDAEQVADDAALTAREAVDELFGE
- a CDS encoding prefoldin subunit beta, translated to MQGNLPPEAQEKIEQLQDLQETAQTVAMQKQEAESSLSEAENALDELENIDEETGMYRKVGELLVETEYDAAEEDLQDKVDSLEIRLETLEKQEDRVQEQFESLQDELEELLGGAGGGMGGPAGPGGPGAGGA
- a CDS encoding KEOPS complex subunit Pcc1: MSSHDATLEFDYETASRAALVAESVAREIGEIDDDRSRTTIERDGATVRVDVVAADVIALRAALNTWFTLVDVAERTAELGDSVLES
- a CDS encoding DNA-directed RNA polymerase subunit P, with translation MSYKCSRCKRDVQIDEYGGVRCPYCGHRVLLKERSRDVKEVGVN
- a CDS encoding 50S ribosomal protein L37ae, coding for MSDKGDVGSAGRFGARYGRVARRRVSEIEDDMNSAQVDGDDVKRVGTGIWKNEETGEVFTGGAYRPETPAGRTVKRSIRAALAEDGE
- a CDS encoding DUF2103 domain-containing protein, yielding MECRHCASPLEKPGDFCLVCREQNTAAIVLEAGRERTTLTMLADDGDEDTESASEPSDPVLGETTITTTPEEGENEVVELRNFAGLIGDEIRRKRPEEVYAGGERAVIQAVREDIHHPFYRVADDDPVEAVLERRGKPALDVVETPPADKIGGSHTTLIGGRTGMRAIHTVADHPHVKKVIPGPIDAGGKGSQSGLRAKVTRADDGGNVRMLLRDGSSVQENRVVTTARDREMGERIREDLNDVLSNAEFQ
- the surE gene encoding 5'/3'-nucleotidase SurE — translated: MDQDDGPEILLTNDDGIDAPGIRALYDALSEVGSVTVIAPDRNQSAVGRSLSYGRTATDADDPELTTSMADGLFTSPVPHADHELGYAVRGTPCDCAIVGVNALDPEPDIVVSGCNKGANLGAYVFSRSGTVSAAMEAAFLGTPSIAISMDTLGIERDLEPADFERAGEIAAKLASGAPGTGLFDRVDYLNVNVPRPDVASDGFALTRPTEVYEMDATVEDGGFQLTNRLWQQMANRDIPDPDDTDRHAVLEGEVSISPMRVPYDIVETPEVRTILEKLL
- a CDS encoding zinc ribbon domain-containing protein, giving the protein MRSTRLQRQIDDLVAQGWKIEDEDRDRVVMVDREFGSVGSHILVAILTVWWTMGIGNVLWGAYNYVSNSRRQVLWEETTGCPSCGADVSVDAAYCRSCGEDLEARMDRAAGAGDTMPCPECDAVVAEGSRYCRSCGTKLADAMGTAS